From Rutidosis leptorrhynchoides isolate AG116_Rl617_1_P2 chromosome 3, CSIRO_AGI_Rlap_v1, whole genome shotgun sequence, a single genomic window includes:
- the LOC139897166 gene encoding probable serine/threonine-protein kinase At1g01540 gives MPQYDKALMNNELSKPTSIFGLKLWTVVGIFVGAIIVLILFLLSLCITSRRRNSSNKRKTNFDQTETLTLAKSKDIQEIVSHESAAAAVVVDRRAPVAEIQIDIGKSEHRVVFSDRQSSGESRGTSVETASYGGGSGACSLPEVSHLGWGRWYTLRELEAATNGLSDENVIGEGGYGIVYSGVLSDDTRVAVKNLLNNRGQAEREFKVEVDAIGRVRHKNLVRLLGYCVEGAYRMLVYEYVDNGNLDQWLHGEVGDVSPLTWAIRMNIILGTAKGLAYLHEGLEPKVVHRDIKSSNILLDRQWNSKVSDFGLAKLLNSEISYVTTRVMGTFGYVAPEYACTGMLNEKSDVYSFGILIMEIISGRSPVDYARPQGEVNLVEWLKNMVGQRKAEDVVDPKLPVMPSSKPLKRILLVALKCVDPDAQKRPKMGHVIHMLEADDLLFHEVCTSFLRFFFSK, from the exons ATGCCACAGTACGATAAAGCATTAATGAACAACGAGCTTTCAAAACCTACATCAATTTTTGGTCTCAAGCTATGGACCGTCGTCGGAATATTCGTCGGAGCAATAATTGTACTGATACTATTCCTTCTATCATTATGCATTACCTCACGCCGGCGTAATTCTTCAAATAAACGAAAAACGAATTTTGACCAAACCGAAACCCTAACCCTAGCAAAGTCAAAAGACATACAAGAGATCGTTAGTCATGAATCGGCGGCGGCAGCCGTCGTGGTGGATCGTCGGGCACCGGTGGCGGAGATACAGATTGATATAGGGAAGTCGGAGCACCGTGTGGTTTTCTCTGATCGGCAATCGAGCGGTGAAAGTAGAGGTACGAGTGTTGAAACGGCGTCGTATGGCGGAGGTAGTGGTGCGTGTTCGTTGCCGGAAGTTTCGCATTTAGGGTGGGGCCGGTGGTATACGCTCCGGGAACTTGAAGCTGCTACGAATGGATTGAGTGATGAGAATGTAATTGGTGAAGGTGGTTATGGGATTGTGTATAGTGGTGTGTTGAGTGATGATACTCGTGTTGCAGTTAAGAATTTGTTGAATAACAG GGGTCAAGCTGAGAGAGAGTTCAAAGTAGAAGTGGACGCCATTGGACGTGTAAGGCACAAGAATCTTGTTCGGTTGCTAGGATATTGTGTCGAGGGAGCCTACAG AATGCTCGTTTATGAGTATGTTGATAACGGGAATTTGGACCAATGGCTTCATGGGGAGGTTGGAGATGTTAGCCCGTTAACATGGGCTATCCGTATGAATATCATTTTAGGAACCGCAAAAGG TTTGGCCTATCTTCATGAGGGTCTTGAACCGAAAGTGGTCCATAGAGATATAAAGTCCAGCAACATATTACTCGACCGTCAATGGAATTCTAAAGTTTCTGACTTTGGGCTCGCCAAGCTCTTGAATTCAGAAATTAGTTACGTGACAACTCGTGTGATGGGAACATTTGG GTATGTTGCACCAGAGTATGCTTGCACGGGTATGTTGAATGAGAAGAGTGATGTATATAGCTTTGGGATACTTATTATGGAGATAATTTCGGGAAGAAGTCCTGTTGATTATGCTCGACCGCAAGGAGAG GTGAATTTAGTGGAATGGTTGAAAAATATGGTTGGACAACGAAAAGCCGAAGATGTGGTGGATCCTAAGTTGCCAGTGATGCCTTCTTCAAAACCTTTAAAACGTATACTCTTGGTTGCACTTAAGTGTGTAGATCCAGATGCACAAAAAAGACCCAAAATGGGACATGTTATTCACATGCTCGAGGCTGATGACTTGCTATTTCACGAGGTATGTACTTcttttcttcgttttttcttttcTAAATAA